Genomic window (Acidobacteriota bacterium):
CTATCCACTCTGTCAATGCCTGAATAGTGTTGACCGTTTTTTGAGTTTGCTAGAAAACATTTGTTTGCTTTTTTTCGTCAAAATATCGGATACCTTCGTTTCGAGATCGAAACGGAAGTGAGTACTTCGGGAGAGCACCTCACTGTGGATAGACCTCCGAAGTAGTTTGTCGCGGAGCCGGGCATTTATTGTCCGGCTTTTCTTCAATTACTTTTGAACCCTCCACGCTTAAGAAAACTCAAGGTTCCCTGCCGCTTTTCGGAATGCATCGGGGCTTAAGGGAGTTCAATGCCGTATGCGGCTTGTAATTGTTGTACATATTGACCGCCTTTTCAGTCATCTGCCTTAGCTGGGATAAATTCTCCGGCCCGTAGAATCTGACGTAACTGTTTTTAATAGTTCCGTTTTACGCGTTCGGCATTCGGACTTCATAGACACTCGTGCCCACGCTACTTTTCATATTACAGGCTTGGGTCAGTTTCACGAATTCCTTGCAGTAATACTGGCCGCCGCCGTCCGAATGAAATATCAGACCACGTGCGGGCCGGCGACCCGCGATCGCCATCCGTATTGCTGGCAGCGTGGTGCGCCTGGTCATCAGGTTGTCCGGAGACCGCATAGCCCACGATCCGTCTTTGAGAAGAGGTCCATAATGAAGGTCAGGCACAGAACCTTTCGCCTATTCTGTAGTAGGTTACGTCGCTGACTCCAAACCTCGTTTACACCTCGTCAACTCGAATCCGGCAATCAAATTGTCAAATCGCGTCACCCCGCGCGAATCCGTCGGGCGGTGATATGCCCTTTCCGCCTGATCTTGAACCCGTGCGAAAAGCAAACTGCTCTCGAACCGGTCTCTGCCAAAACTGCATCGGCCTTTATCATCCCGTACATGACAGCGCGACGACATTTGCGGGATGATCGCGCCGTATCTCGGCGATCACCGGCAGAAGCTGCTCCTGCTCTTCCAACATCCTGAGATGACGTTCCGTATGCTGGTGAAAACGCCTGCTTGCTGATACCCATTGCCCGATACAGTTGATTCATTTTGTGCCCGTGCCTTTCCCGGTTCGGGACCAGAACCACCGGAGGGCTTTTAAAGTACATTTTTTAATATCAATGCCGTACTCTTCCTCCGCCAGATCGATCATCTTGTCAAAGAAATCGATCTGTATCTGCTTCTGCCCGACAGCCTGCTCCAGCTCTTTCAATCTTTCCTTCAACGCCTTGGATCTTTCTCGTGTCGTCTCAGACTCTCCAGCACAAGCCGCTCCTGTTTTTTTCTCATACGTGAATACTGACGCATCCACGCATATATTGCAGACCGGGAAACCTGATATTCGCGGCTCACCTCACTGACCGACGTGACGCAACGCTCGATCTCACCCACTTTCTCTTTCGCCTGAACCCTTCACTGAAAGTCCTGTTGCGTCGTTCCTTGACCGTCAGCTTTTCATATTCACTTAAATTTGCCATAGTTGTTCGCTCCTGGAGTTGAAATCAAACTCAAAAAACGGTCAACCTATTTCAGGCAAGGACACTATCCTTCTATTCCACTTTCACGAAGTCCGTGCCCGTGCGGCCGAAGGTCCGGGATGATACATCTCCTCGGCCTTGGCCGGCGGGACGACGAATTCGCCCGGTGTCGTTGCTCGGCGACGTATGAGTAGTTGTAAACGCCTTCCCAGCAGCGATGCAACGCTTCGGCGCGTTCGTCGCGGAAGTTCTGGTGTTCGAACCAGTATTGCCTCCAGTAATACCAGCCGCGGCCGTAGCTCCTGACCCGTATTCGACGACCGCAGTGTTCTGATTGTCGCCCGGGATCGATCCGTCGTCGCCAGCCCCGGATCCAGGATCTCAAGCTCCCGCCGGCAGATTGGTCGACCAGCGCGACGTGGTATCGCCGCGCCTGGAGCGACCATCGTCAGTTTCACACGGACGCGCGCCCCGGCCTTGAAAGTCCAGGTTCCGTCCGGATTCTGCTTGACGTCTTCCGGATCGTCGACCGCCTCCGTATTTGTGGAGCACAGTGAACCCGTAATCCGCCGGAGCGAGTTTCAGGACTTCTTTCGGCGCGTACTTCAATCCGATTTGGATAGTAGAGCCGTCCTGGCCCCTGTTTGTCGAGGATCAGGTTCGACGTTCCGCCCTGCTCGACGAGGTACGACATCGGCACGTTAAGCCGATTCGAATCGATCGAACGTCCCTTGAAGACCTGTTCGCCGGCGTATGCGTTGCCGAGCCAGACTTTGGCGACGAAATCGGGCGTCACCTTTCAAAGGCGTTGAAATACTTGTCGAGCGCGAGAAGAATAAACACATTCCCTCCTGCGTATTCGACCACGCGCCTTTCGTTCGATGATCGAGCAGTCCGCGGACGAGTTCGGGGATCAGATCCCTCGACGCTCAGACCGCCGCCCTGACGGGCCTGATCAGCGCTTTCGAGCAGCACGCCGTCGGCGCGCCGGTTCGAATACATAATCAGCCAGGCACCGTCGCCGTAATCGGTGACGAAACCGCCGTCGCCGCGGTTTCGGTGGTTCGGTTTACGAGGAACCGCTTGATCGCCTCGACTCGACGGTCGAACCCTTTGTCGCTCGCGAGAACCGACAGGATCCAGCCCAAAGCTTCGAACGGCATCTTCTCGATCGTCGCTTCCTTGAGCAGCGCCTTCGCCTTCGCGACGTCCTTGTCGCCGATCATATCGCGGACATAGAGCGCGTAGGCCGAAATCGTCCAGCGGACCTGCGGCGAGCGTCTGTGCCACTCATCGAAATGCTTTTCGATGTCCTTGAGATACGGCTTGGTCTTTTCAAGCATCCCTTCGGGGACCTTGTAGCCCTTCGCCTTTGCTAACCCGGAGCGCGTGCGCGACGTGGACCGTCAGGAACGGATATTCGTACCGCTCTTTGCGCTGCGACCAGAGCCCGAAACTGCCGTCGCCGCGTTGACGTCCCTTGAGAATCTCGACATCCTTCGCGAAACTCGCGTCGAGCGCGTCTTTCGTCGGGAAGTCCTGGTCTTGAAAGCCGACAGCACGTCTCGCAGTGCGGCGATCGAGATCATCCGTGACGAGATCTGTTCGGAGCATTCGAACTGATATCGATACAGGTAGATGAACGCGTCGGTAAGTTCCTGCAGCTGGGTCGAACTCGTCGTCACTTCGAGGCCGCCGAACTGCGGCCAGACCTCGCCGGGCGTCTGGACCGGCTGGAAGATCGCGCCGTTCTGATCGGTCGTGCCGTAAGTCGCGAACGCCTCGGTCGTTGCCGGCGTCCAGACCGGCAGATTGATCTCGGCCGCGTCGGACCATTTGCCGGACGTGACCGCGATCTGAAACGTGCCGTTCCGGCCGATTGCGTCGAGACCGGGAACCTCACTTCCGCGCGGTCATTGGCTTTTTACAACCCTTCGGCCCGCAGTCGTGCCGGCCGATCCGGGCTCCGTCAGGGTGCATTCGTCGCCCGAATGGCGACGTCGACCGACATATCCTTGTCGGTCTGATTCTGACGACGACCGGAAGCTCGACCTTGTCGCCGAAGTTCATAAACCTCGGGGCCGACGGCCTGACCATCAGCGGCTGACGCGCCGTCAGGTTCGATTCGCCCTTGCCGAAGCGTTTGCCGGTATCGACCGAAACCGCCGTGATGCGGTACCGCGTCAGATTGTCCGGGAGTTTGACGTTGACCGTCGCCTTGCCGTTCGAATCCGTCTTGACGCGCGGAGCGAACACCGCCAGCGCGTCAAAATTCGTCCGCAGATTGATCGGGGTGTCGGGACTCGCCTCTTCGTCGCGCTCGGCGACCATTTTGTCGGCGACCATCTCCTCGGCGCGGACCGCCGAAGGTCTCGGCGCCGACTTCTTCGCATCGTTCATATCGCTCTTGCGCGCCATGATTGCGGTGTTTGAAACGGCCCCGGCGGCCATCGTTGCCTGAATCTGCGGTTCCTGCTTTCTGACGTCGAGCGGATTTCCGAGCAAAATGTCCTTGCGCGAATGATAATCGGTGACGCCGTTGCCGCGCTGGCCGTAGAACGCGCCGAGCGGATCGGCGATCGAATACCCTGGAAAGCGCGAGCACGCTTTCATCGACGACGACGACCGCTACCTCTGAATTGGCGAC
Coding sequences:
- a CDS encoding transposase; translation: MKNSYVRFYGPENLSQLRQMTEKAVNMYNNYKPHTALNSLKPRCIPKSGREP